The Deinococcota bacterium genome includes a window with the following:
- a CDS encoding bifunctional diguanylate cyclase/phosphodiesterase: LIQLNLANITLLALTFAFANIKEHYTETRTRALTMEKFAYTDLLTNLPNRRWLEDELQVALAQSKRQNMKLVICFIDLDRFKRINDTQGHEAGDLLLQQVAQRLQACSRENDTVARISGDEFVLLARGVNHARDASFIAEKVQGALESPFTIRDQAITVTASIGISVYPDDGHDVTALLRHADSAMYYTKHLGRNSFHAYTVEIGSKVEVRNDLEQDLRDALQHGELELYYQPQHDLQSGKLVKAEALLRWHHPKLGLITPSEFIGLAEESGLIAPIGSWVLQEACWQNALWKQAGFDDLIVAVNVSPLQFAQPSFFPVVQQALEQSGLDARWLELELTESIMMHSANTVSQTFHNLQKLGIGLAVDDFGTGYSSLSYLRNLPIDTIKIDRSFVADLSSPRQSPQYALALVQAIISLAKNLDLEVVAEGIEHRAQFNLVRDLGCHIGQGVYFSKPMPASDLETVLREFHSTEKVKAHKLP; encoded by the coding sequence CGCTCATCCAACTGAACCTGGCGAATATAACCTTATTGGCCCTGACATTTGCCTTCGCGAATATCAAAGAGCACTACACCGAAACGCGTACTCGAGCCCTTACGATGGAAAAGTTCGCCTACACGGACCTGTTGACCAACTTACCTAACCGACGCTGGCTCGAAGACGAGCTGCAAGTAGCTCTAGCCCAAAGCAAGCGGCAAAACATGAAACTGGTTATTTGCTTTATCGATTTGGACCGGTTCAAACGCATCAACGACACGCAAGGGCACGAGGCCGGTGACCTTTTGCTTCAGCAAGTCGCGCAGCGCTTGCAAGCCTGCTCGCGCGAGAACGATACCGTCGCGCGTATAAGCGGCGATGAGTTTGTCCTGTTGGCGAGAGGAGTTAACCATGCGCGTGATGCCTCGTTTATAGCCGAAAAGGTACAAGGTGCTCTAGAGTCGCCGTTCACCATCCGCGATCAGGCGATTACGGTGACTGCGAGCATCGGCATCAGTGTCTATCCTGATGACGGACACGATGTGACCGCGCTCCTGCGGCACGCCGACAGCGCCATGTACTACACCAAGCATCTGGGTCGCAACAGTTTTCATGCTTACACCGTGGAGATCGGCTCCAAGGTCGAGGTGCGCAACGATCTCGAGCAGGACCTGCGCGACGCCTTGCAACACGGGGAGCTCGAGCTTTACTACCAACCCCAGCATGATCTCCAGAGCGGCAAACTCGTCAAAGCCGAAGCACTGCTGCGGTGGCACCATCCTAAACTCGGCCTCATTACTCCGAGCGAGTTTATCGGCTTGGCCGAAGAAAGTGGTTTGATCGCGCCGATCGGTTCGTGGGTCCTGCAAGAGGCCTGTTGGCAAAATGCGTTGTGGAAGCAGGCGGGCTTCGACGACCTCATCGTCGCCGTCAACGTCTCACCGCTGCAGTTTGCACAACCGAGTTTTTTCCCGGTAGTTCAACAAGCCCTCGAGCAGAGCGGGCTCGACGCGCGCTGGCTCGAGCTCGAGCTCACCGAAAGCATCATGATGCACAGCGCAAATACGGTCTCGCAGACCTTCCACAACCTACAAAAGCTCGGGATAGGTCTGGCAGTCGACGATTTTGGTACGGGCTACTCCTCGCTGTCTTACCTGCGCAACCTTCCCATCGATACCATCAAGATCGACCGCTCATTCGTCGCCGACCTCAGTTCGCCCCGTCAATCGCCTCAGTACGCCCTTGCTCTCGTCCAGGCGATCATCAGCCTCGCGAAAAATCTGGACCTTGAAGTGGTCGCCGAGGGTATCGAACACAGGGCACAATTCAATCTGGTGCGTGATTTAGGATGCCACATAGGCCAAGGAGTCTATTTTTCCAAACCCATGCCGGCTTCCGATCTCGAGACGGTATTGAGAGAGTTTCACTCAACCGAGAAAGTTAAAGCCCACAAGCTTCCGTGA